The genomic stretch GTGTCTATTGAGGTATTCGGTTAGCTTTTCGACTAGCTTGTCTCCGAGGTTGCGGATGAGCGCGTTTTTGATCTTGTCCGCAcctgcggctgtgttctttgttgcgcttcttattgccgcgtacacctcttcctgggtgatgggtctatccagccttccattttcttctcctttgtagcgctctgtgtaggctgctgggtcgccgtcgccgtagcactttTTGCGTACTTTGTCCAATAGTTCCGAGTCTGTTCCCTCGTACTCGTGCGCCAGTCGGTATATGACTTTGTTGTTTTTGACCTTTGATTTTGCCGGATCTAGGAGTGTCTTGAGTACGCGCCatgtttttgcagtgctcaaggttCCGTTTAGAGAGTCACTAAATTGTTGCCAATTTCGCTTCGCTCGCTGCGCCGCGTACTCTTCTGCTTTTTTCGTGATTTCCGCGATCTTTAGCTTGAGCTTTCTGTTGTATTTCtgtcttttccacctttttgtgagcccccttctggcttcccatagTCTGAGAAATCTAGAGTCCACGTCCGGCGTCTGCGGCGCACGCTCAATTTCTTTGGTGAATTTGTGTTGTGTTTCTTTGCGCATGTTCCCCCAGTCTGTTATAGATTCGATGCTTTTTATTGTACCGTCGTTGGAAGGGGCAATGGGAGGCACTTGTGCGTGTTCCACAACGAGGAGATGACAGCGACAAAGAAGATAAGCGCgcaataacagagaggagctgttcaccaaAATCGCACTGCGTTTCGACGCATGCGATGCCGCACTGTCTGCGCATTCATGGGCACGCGAACACGAGCTTGAGCGCATCCACAAGCGTATGTGTGCTCTGGGCTATAAGCACGAGGCTAACGGTGGTGACGACGAAGAGTGAGCttggcatgttcatattaaataaatgctgttatcATTTTGTGAACACTGTCCTTACTTTTCTTGTTCGACCAACATTTGaggtaagtttttttttattttttctggcttTGGACATTCGGGGGTCAGCTTAGAATCGGAGCCAGCCTAGATTCGAGTATATGCAGTAGTAAGCAAGAGTTTGAAAGTGTCACGCTGCTATGACCAGCTACATTTCCCGACATCATCAGAGATCCTTGCGTTTCAGAAACTTTATACTTAAAAAGGATTGGTGGAATCTTAAGTGCAATGTGTCACAAAGTTTTAACATTTCTGGTTTATTTAGAAGCATTACAAAAAATTATTGAACCCTTATTCTTTCTAACATATTTATGCATGATATACATATTAGGTTCATCTGGTGTCCTCTGTGAACTAAATGAGGCAGCTTCTTTATGTTTGGTTACAATAAGGATCAGGTAATGGGTGATGTGTAAACAAAGTTCTAAATGTGTAGGTTATTGGAGCTTTGACAATACACTACATATGCAAGCATTCTAGAACATTAAGAGTGTCTACCAAGCGGGGCGGAATTTAGCTTGTTGCCCTGCAGAAttatatgtacaagtgccaccaAGATCAAATTTAGCAAAAGTGTGGAATGCTGTGGAAAATCTCTGCACAAAGTTAAATGCAGTTGGATCAAACACAGCCTTGGTAAAAAAAGGACATTCTTAAACAAGTGTTAAAACATGCGATACGGCCTCTATCAGCTATGCCTCGACATGCCTGTGGGTGACAACAGGTTTATATTCCGTGTAGGAATGGATGAATAGTGAATTTGATATTCGAAGCAAATTCGAAGTCAATAGTGATTTTGTCAAAtaatttcgaatcgaatagtATGCATCACATACTACAGTAAAGCCTTGCTCATTGAAATTTCACGGGCCCCCCACCCAAAAAATTAAACAATAAGCCCCCCAAATGCTCACTATGTCAACACAAGTGAATTTACAAGTGAATGGACGAGCAAATCATCTTGCTAGTTTTCAcaaaagcagtgcggaagctgcaattctcatcCTGTCATGACTTATTGGCTCTCGCAACTTCTTTCACAGCACAGCCACAACATGCACCTTCGTTTGCGACACGCGTACATCCCGATTATTTGTTCGCCAGTGAGCTGATCGCCAACAGATCACACGTCCATCGTGATGCAGCCGGTGCTCTTCATCCTCAACATCTTTGCACCGAGTCAAAATGCAACAACTGTTTGCCGTAACTGCTGCGGAGGAAATCACAGCAGCTATCAACGCAATTATGAATGGCGAGTgggtgaataaactttattatggAGACCAAGCTGCTGATGCCTGAAGGTGGGTGGTGTTGAAGGCACACAACCGACGCATGCACCGAGTCAGAACAAACTACCATTTGCTACAACAAGTGCAGACGAAACCACGGTTGCTATCTATGCGATCATGGATGGCTACTACGCAGTGTTGCGGCACGCAGCCGACATGCGTATTGAGTAAAAATGGAAGTACTTCTTGCCACAATCGCTGTAGAAGAAACTGCATCCGCTATCGACAcgatcatggatggcgactacGCAATTCTGAAAGCCCGCCGTCAACACAGTGTTGAATACGGCACTAAAGGCAAGAATACTAAAggctttaaaggcacaaatagcCACGAAACATTCCGTCGCtgtcattaaagggcccctgaaacggttcggacaaattttgtagacgcatagggtacagcttaagtagaacattcgcaccacaatttaagtgaagcgttacgtattaatggagctacaagcgattagaagttaccctcctccccagccatgcttttcctcctcaacttgttcgccgagcgagcggggctaagctccgccttcactggtcctgcgtcacgatgcgacgtcacatcgtccacttccggttgttttggagcccgcccccgccggcGCGAAACCTCTCTCACGGCCGCTCGAGCGGCCGTGCCTctctgctagccgcttggctgtcgaccccaagctagagctatcgaagcagcgtgcgttgcgagcattctgtcgtagctccgaacgtgtctggtattccgttaaccacaggcaagctggtcatttcggcaaatgactggaggcataaattcaagctgatgaaggaactttagcgtagacgtaagtgagcggcctgatcggtctacccggtccagacacttgttggcgcagcgcttaaccagccaaacaaagcgctaatattgctctaaccaaaaGTAAAACatgttaaacatttataaaaaacaacgtgttgatgattacactcctgcaaaaaatacgcaccagcagtaaagaagaatacgcttcgttgctgctactgtgtatggctGAGCTctctgccaccaggtggctgcaccatgcagaccattcacatttgcccttctgctcatctcggctcatcccgttacggcacagtcaagcggccagaccctgtccccttgcgcttacgtttgccctaatacgggactcgcgaaacgctattacattagtaatcttccggtgtaaagtgacggccacaaacgcacaaatccTCGTGCCgttcggatagcggcagtccgatgcgcagcagccagttcgctcgtgcGCCGCCTTGctgagggacacgatgtcgcagcttgacatattgccagtcgctacgtttgcagtccacaaggcaacaaagtcgaatcatagtgctcgcgaaaagactgagaccaactctgaccgcggagctctcgtcaaaatgcagtatgttgtaacacaagcagacacttgctgtgtgctggaagtgcttaagtgtactgaaaactGAAAACCGGTGGGCCCGGCTGCTGTGCTTCAACACAGCACGCTAATCTGCTGATGTTCTACATGCAGGTGTCACTTCCCACGATGATCTACGTTCTGTTCCCTGCCCTGGCTATGGTTTTTCTAGACCCACCCCAGCCGCATCCTGCCTGGCATGTCGCCTACGACACAACTGCTTTCTACCACCCAATGAATGCCCGCATCACTTCCAGACCGTTGACACCGTCCGTGTGCCCGGCAGCGCCATTGTTCCCGGCAGCGCCATTGTTCCCGGCAGCGTCACTCGACTTTCGGCTGGAATACCTATCGCCACCAACATCAATTCGCCCATCAGATATAAAAGGGCAGGCGCGCACGGAGGCGTTTTGTGGGCCCGGCTGCTGTGCTTCAACACAGCACGCTAATCCGCTGATGTTCTACATGCAGGTTAGTAAATCATACAGCCTTTTCACGAAGCGTTCAAGTAATTACTTTCTACTGCAGCTGCCGGGCCCACATTGCTGCCTTTCCATTGTTGTTCAGTGTTGTGATGTTATTCGCTCTTTATTGTTGCTAGAGGGTGACATCGAAACTAACTCTGGACCTGATAGTCAAGCCATACTAAAGGAACTTAAGAGCCTATCTGCAGGTCAATCGAAACTGATCACCGAGATTCAAGGCCTCAAGTCTCAGTTACTAACAACTGACAAAGCAATATCCGATCTGTGCGTGCGCATGACGAACCTGGAGACCCACTACCAAAACCTAATCCCCTTGCGTTCTGATATAGAAAGCGTGAAGAGTGATGCTGCCCGTGCAGCACACACAATTCAGAGGCTGGAAGCGCATCTTGATGATGCCGAGAATCATTCTCGGCGCAACAATCTAATTTTTTATGGTATTGATGAATCTTCAGGGTCAGAGTCGTTCGCGCAATCGGAGCACATAATCATTGACCACTGTCGCAAACATATGAGCATCACTCTTGACCCAAAAGAAATCGAGCACGCGCACCGCTTGGGCAATCGTGCAGCTAATCGTAACCGCCCCATAATAGTGAAGTTCACCTTTCATAAAACAAAAGATCTTGTTCTCTCTAACGGCCCTAAATTCAAAGGAACAAACTTCAGTGTTGGCGAGGATTTTACGCGTCCTGTTCAATTGGCCCGCAGACACCTTCTTTCATTCGCAAAAAGCAAATCGGCACCTTACTCCCTGCGCTTTAAAACTCTGTTTATGGGTAATAAGCGCTATGTTTTCGATGAACGCACACAGAGTGTCAAAGAATTGCAATAGCAGCCAACTCGACGCGGAAAATGTCCTACGGTATCGACACGGGCTAACCTCTACCTTTCCGTAATCTTTGCCAACGCACGCAGCTTCCTTCCTAAACGCGATATTCTGTCTAACCTCGTGTTGTCGTCTAACAGTAATTTGCTGAtaataactgaaacctggctcaCTGACGATATTACTGATACTGAGGTTCTTGCTGACTTGCCGAATTTCTGCCTTTTCCAGAAAGACCGCGAAATCTCACGAGGTGGTGGTGAGCTAATCGCCGCGCATCACCATTTATCGTGCACGCTTGTAACCATTGAGACTGACTTGGAAATAATATGGCTAATCTGCCGCGCTTCACCACAGACTGTTCTCTTGGGCGTTTGTTACAGACCACCACATAACACTCCTGATTTTTCGCATAAGCTTAACAACATCTTGAGCAAACTCAGGGAAAAACACCCTAATGCAGAAATCCTGCTTTTCGGTGACTTTAATTTTCCGCAAATCAACTGGACTAACAATAGTGCTTTAATCACAGGCAATGAAGCTGCTAAAGAATTTGTTAATGTGTGTCTTAAATTCAGTTTAACTCAACTTGTGCTAGAGCCTACGCGGGTTACAAAAGACACATCTAACGTACTCGACCTCATACTAAGGAGCCATCCTGACAGTCTATCATCCATAACTTACCTCCGTGAGGTAAGTGATCATAAAGTAATCCATGCCACCTTCAACTTTCAACCCATGCGACAGCCAAAATCTAACAAAACTATATGCCTATATGATAAAGGGAACTACGAAGCTATTAATTACGAGTTAGGTGACTtcttttctacttttgagacATTATTCCATATGCGCTCGCCTCAGGAAAACTGGAcactatttaaaaataaaattaatgaacTCGTAAACAAACATATACCAAGAATAACTATGCACACTAATCAAAATAAGCCATGGTTCACCAGAGCTTTAAAAAAGCTTGAAAACCAAAAGA from Dermacentor albipictus isolate Rhodes 1998 colony unplaced genomic scaffold, USDA_Dalb.pri_finalv2 scaffold_30, whole genome shotgun sequence encodes the following:
- the LOC135908431 gene encoding uncharacterized protein, whose translation is MIYVLFPALAMVFLDPPQPHPAWHVAYDTTAFYHPMNARITSRPLTPSVCPAAPLFPAAPLFPAASLDFRLEYLSPPTSIRPSDIKGQARTEAFCGPGCCASTQHANPLMFYMQVSKSYSLFTKRSSNYFLLQLPGPHCCLSIVVQCCDVIRSLLLLEGDIETNSGPDSQAILKELKSLSAGQSKLITEIQGLKSQLLTTDKAISDLCVRMTNLETHYQNLIPLRSDIESVKSDAARAAHTIQRLEAHLDDAENHSRRNNLIFYGIDESSGSESFAQSEHIIIDHCRKHMSITLDPKEIEHAHRLGNRAANRNRPIIVKFTFHKTKDLVLSNGPKFKGTNFSVGEDFTRPVQLARRHLLSFAKSKSAPYSLRFKTLFMGNKRYVFDERTQSVKELQ